GCAGCTTCGGGCGCTCTGGAACGGCATCCAAATACATGTCGCCGTGGGTGATTATCAATCCACGGGGATCGATACGCCCGACGATCTCGCTCGGGCACGGGACCAATGGTCGAAACGGAGGAGCGGAGCATGACCAAATTCGTATTCGTCACGGGCGGGGTCGTCTCTTCGCTCGGGAAGGGAATCGCTGCGTCGGCCATCGGGTCCTTGCTCAAGAGCAGGGGACTCTCGGTCACACTGCAGAAGTTCGATCCCTACCTGAACGTCGATCCCGGCACGATGAGCCCCTATCAGCACGGGGAGGTCTACGTCACCGACGACGGCGCCGAGACCGATCTGGACGTGGGGCACTACGAGCGTTTTCTCGGCGTCTCGATGGGCCGCGAGAACAACGTGACGGCGGGGCAGGTCTACGACTCGATCTTGCAGAAAGAGCGCCGCGGCGACTACCTGGGCCGGACGGTCCAGGTCATTCCCCACGTCACGGACGAGATCAAGTCGCGGATGCTCGCGGTGACGCGGGGCAAGAAGCCGGTGGACGTCGCGATCGTCGAGATCGGCGGCACGGTGGGGGACATCGAGAGCCTGCCGTTCTTGGAAGCGATCCGGCAGCTTCGGCTCGAGCTCTCCTCGGTCAACACCCTCTTCATCCACGTCACGCTGGTGCCGCACCTGGGCGCGGCGCGCGAGATCAAGACGAAGCCGACCCAGCATTCGGTGAAGGAGCTCCGCGCGATCGGCGTCCAGCCGGACATCCTCCTCTGCCGTTCCGAGGTGCCGCTCCCGCAGGAGGTGAAGGAGAAGATCGGCCTCTTCTGCAACGTGCCGACGCAGGCGGTCATCGAGGCGATCGACGTGGCCTCGATCTACGAGGTCCCGCTCATGTTCCATCGGGGCGGACTGGACGACCTGATCGTGACGATGCTGCGTCTGGACGCGGGCCCCGCGGATCTCCGAGTCTGGCAGCAGTTCCAGGAACGGATGAAAGCGGCGCGGGACGTGGTCACGGTTTCCGTGGTGGGCAAGTACACGCATCTACGCGACGCATACAAGAGCATCCAGGAGGCGATCACGCACGGCGGCGTCGCCAACGGGGTCAACGTCAAGGTGGAGTGGGTCGATTCGGAGCGCATCGAGATGGACGGTCCCGAAGCGCTGCTCGGCTCGTCGCACGGCATCCTGATCCCAGGCGGATTCGGCGACCGCGGCACGGAGGGGATGGTCCAGGCCGCGCGCTATGCGCGGGAGCGGGGCGTCCCGTTCTTCGGCATCTGCCTCGGGATGCAGTGCGGGGTCATCGAGTTCGCCCGTGACGTAGCCGGGCTGTCCGGAGCGGACTCCTCCGAGTTCGACCCCAAGACGCCGCATCCGGTGATCGGCCTCCTCGAGGGGCAGCACGGCGTGACGAAGAAGGGCGGCACGATGCGGCTCGGCGCGTACCGCTGCGTCCTGACCCCGGGCAGCCACGCGGCGGAGGCCTACGCGGCTCCTGAGGTGGCCGAGCGCCATCGCCACCGCTACGAATTCAACAACGACTACCTGAAGCGGCTGGAGGAGAAAGGGCTCCGCGTGACCGGGGTCTACCCCGAGCTCAATCTCGTGGAGATCGTGGAGCTCCCGGATCATCCGTGGTTCGTCGGGGTGCAGTTCCATCCCGAGCTCCGGTCGCGTCCCGATCAGCCGCACCCGCTCTTCAAGGGATTCCTCGGGGCGTCCAACGCGGAGCGGCTGCGCCGCGCCGGGGCTTCCGAGGCGAAGGCCGGCGCGACCGGTTCGCCGAGAGGATGACGGTGCCCGCGCGCCCGCAGTTCGCCCCGGTCCAAATCGGCCCGATCTCGGTTACGCCCGGGCGCCTCGCGCTCATCGCGGGCCCGTGCGTGCTCGAGGACGCGGGAATGGCCGAAGAGGTGGCCCGCGAGCTCAAGCGGATCGCCGCGGAGCTCGATCTCCCGTTCGTCTTCAAGACCTCCTACTCGAAAGCCAACCGCTCATCGCGTGAAAGCTATCGCGGGCCCGGCCCTCGGGACGGCCTTCAGACGCTCGCCCGGATCCGGGAGCGGGTCGGCGTTCCGGTCACGAGCGACATCCACGAGACGGTCGAGGTGGCCTCGGCGGCCGAGGCGCTCGATCTGCTACAGATTCCGGCGTTCCTCTGCCGGCAGACGCCGCTCATCGAAGCCGCGGCGAAAAGTGGGAAGCCGATTCATATCAAGAAGGGGCAATTCCTCGACCCGGCCTCGATGGCGCGCGCGGTGGAGAAGGCACGCGCGGCGGGGGCTCAGGGCGTGATCGTGACGGAGCGGGGGACCACGTTCGGCTACGGCGATCTCGTGGTCGACTACCGATCGTTCGGCGTGATGGGGCGCCTCGAGTGCCCCATCTTCTTCGACGCGACCCACTCGGTTCAGCAGCCGGGCGGCGCGGAGACCGGCGGCCAGCGGGAGCACGTTCCGCTCCTGGCCCGGGCGGCGGTGGCCGCGGGCGCGGACGGCCTCTTCATCGAGACCCACCCCGATCCGGCGCGCGCGCGGTCCGACCGGGAATCGCAGTGGCCGCTGGCCGAGCTGCCCGCCCTGCTGCGCTCCTTGATGAAGATCCACCAAGCAGTTGCCGATACGAGTCTTGTGGAGACACGCAGGCCGTGACGAAGAGCCTCTACCGCGAGAAATCCAAGGCCGGCGTGGAGCCGGCTTCCGAAACCCAGGTCGCCGCGTGGGCCAGGGAGGTTCTGGCTCTTGAGTGCGAGGCGATTCAAGGCCTCAAGCCTCTAATCGGCAAAGAATTCGAGGCCGCGATTCAGACGCTTTCGAAGGTCCGCGGCCAGGTCCTCACCCTCGGTGTCGGGAAGTCCGGCCTGGTCGCGAAGAAGATCGCGGCCACCCTCACGGGCACGGGGACACCGGCCACGTTCGTCCATCCGGTCGACGCCGTCCACGGCGACCTGGGTATTGTGTCGCGGGACGACGCGGCCATCCTCCTCTCGAAGAGCGGGGAGACGGCCGAGCTGCTGGAGCTTCTGCCCGCCTTCCGGCGTCGCGGGGTCGCCATCATCACGATGACCTGCCACCCCGAGTCGTCCCTCGGAACCGCGTCGGACCACGTGCTCGACCTGGGCCGCCCGCCCGAGGCCTGTCCCGAGAACCTCGTGCCGACCTCGACCACGACCGCGGCCTTGGCGCTGGGCGATGCGGTCGCGATCGTGCTGATGCGGCTCAAGGGATTCACGCGCGAAGATTTCGTCTTCCTCCACCCCGGCGGCGTCGTGGGCCAGGCCGCGCTCCTCCGCGTCGAGGACCGGATGCACGGCGGCGACGCGCTTCCCCGCGTCGGCACCGAAGCCACGCTCCGGGACGCGCTCCTCGAGATATTGAACAAGCGCCTCGGCATGACGACGGTGGTGGACCGTTCGGGCGTCCTGCGCGGCATTCTGACGGACGGAGACCTGAAGCGGATCCTGCTTCGCGGCGACGCCGATCTCGCGCAGGCCGTGGAGAAGGTGATGTCGCGCGCGCCCCGATCGATCGAGGCGGACGCCCTCATCGCGCAGGCGGTCCGGAAGATGGAGGAGAACGAGGGGGGAGCGATCACGTCTCTCGTCGTGCTCGACCCGGGGGGCCGGCCCCTCGGGGTCATCCACCTCCACGATTGTCTCGATCTCAGGACGCGGTAAGGCCATGCGCTGGCACGGGTTTGACCGCGCCGGCAGGTGCGTGATAATGTCGGCGCTCCTCGCGATCGGCCTCGACGGCTGCCGGGGAAAGCCGAATTCCGCTCCCAGCGAGGCGGAGATTCGGATCCCCGACCAGGAGGCCCGGGATTTCGCGCTCACGGAGAGCTCGGTGGGGAAGAAGAGCTGGACCCTTCGGGCTTCATACGCGGCCATGTACAACGACCGAAACCTCGTGGACGCTCAGACGGTTCGCATCGAGTTCTTCAACGATAAAGGCGAGACGTACTCGACGCTCGTGGCCGATCAGGGCCTCGTCCACCAGCGAACGAACGACCTCGAGGCCCGGGGCCACGTCAAGATCGTCACGACGAGCGGCGTGAAGCTGGAAACGGATTCGCTCCGGTGGATGAACAACACCGGAAAGATCGTCTCGGACGCGTTCGTCAAGGTCACGCGAAAGAGCGACGTGGTGACCGGCTGGGGTTTCGAGAGCGACGCCAATCTCGACCATTTCCATCTCTCGCGCGAGGTTCACGCGGAAGTCCGCGAGATGGAAGGGACCGCGGCGGGCGACAGCGGATCGAGCCGATGACGGGGCTCGTGGCGCGCGATCTCGAGCGTTACTATGGAAACTGGAAGGTCGTCGACAAGGTGACGATCGAGGTCCAGCGGGGCCAGGTCGTCGGGCTTCTGGGGCCGAACGGGGCGGGAAAGACCACGACGTTCTATCTGATCGTGGGCCTCCTTCGCGCGGACGGGGGCCGGATCGAGTTCGACGGCCGGGACGTGACGCGGGCGCCCATGCACGAGCGGGCGCGGATCGGGATCGGCTATCTCCAGCAGGAGCCGTCGATCTTCCGTCGCCTCACGGTGCGGGAGAACATCCTCGCGATCTTGGAGACGTTGAAGCTGAGTAAGAAGGAGCGGGCGCAGCGGCTAACGCAGCTTCTCGAGGAGCTGAACATCTCGCACCTCGCGGACCGGAAGGGATACAACCTGTCCGGGGGGGAGCGGCGCCGCGTGGAGATCACGCGCGCGCTGGTCACGCAGCCGGGGTATCTCCTCCTGGATGAGCCGTTCGTCGGGATCGATCCGATCGCGGTCGGAGAGATCCAGGACATCGTCTCGCGATTGCAGAAGAAGGGGTTGGGCATCCTGATCACCGATCACAACGTGCGGGAGACGCTCAGCACGACGGACCGCGCGTACATCATGTTCGAAGGCAAAATATTGCTTCACGGCACCAGCGAGGAGCTCGCGCGGGACCCTGTCGCTCGCCAGATCTATCTCGGCGAGCGGTTCCGATTGGACTGAGGGGCAATTCTCCATGGAAATGAGACATGGCCTGAGAATGCAGCAGAAGCCGACGCTGATCATGACGCAGCGTCTGCAGCAGGCCTTGAAATTACTACAAATGCCGACCCTCGAGCTCCAGCAGGCGTTGAAGCAGGAGCTGGAGCGGAATCCGCTCCTCGAGGAGGTCGATGAAGTCGACGAAGTCGAGGAGATGGAGGAGGTCAAGAAGGAGGCGGGGCAGGAGGACAGCGCCGAGCCGGTCGAGACCGTGGAGCCGGATAAGAACCAGGAGGTCGACTGGAACGAGCTCTGGCCGGACCAGTTCGAGGGGCCATCCGCCCCTCGCACGGACGATCCGGACGCCGAGTTCTACGAGCGCGTTCCGGTCACGCGGGAAAGCCTGGGCGACCACCTGATCGAGCAGCTTCGCCTCCTCTCGCTGGAGGAGGACAATCTTGCGCTCGGCGAATACCTGATCGGGTCGATCGACGAAAACGGATATCTACAGACGACCGTCGAGGAGGTGGCCGAGACATTCGGCATCGCGCCGGACAAGGTCGAGGACATCCTCGCCGCGATCCAGAAATTCGAGCCCGCCGGCGTCGGCGCGCGAAATCTCCAAGAGTGCCTCTGGATCCAGCTGGTGCAGCGGAAGCAGGAGACAACGCTCGCGGGTCGGATCGTCCAGGAGCAGTTCGACAACCTGCTCGCCCGGCGCTTCGGGGAGATCGGCCGGAATCTGAAATGCACCGTCGAGGACGTCCAGGCCGCGGGCGACCTCATCTCCACGTTGGATCCCCGGCCGGGGCAGGAGATCGCCGCCGAGGAGACCAAGTACGTGACCCCGGACCTGATCGTCGAGCGCGTCGGGGAAGACTTCGTCGTCTCGCTCAACGATCGGAACGTGCCGCGGCTCCGGATCAGCGCCGCCTATCAGCAGATGCTTCGCAACAAGACCGCGGGCCAGGACGAGACGCGGAAATTCATCTCCGACAAGCTGAACTCGGCCAAGTGGCTCATCCAGACGATCGAGCAGCGGCGAAAGACGATGATCAAGGTCATGCGCCGGATCGTGGAGGAGCAGAAGGAGTTCTTCGAGAGGGGCGTCGAAGGGCTCCGGCCCCTCACGCTCCAGCAGATCGCGAACCAGATCGGGATGCACGAGTCGACCGTCAGCCGCGTGACCACGAACAAGTACGTCCAGACGCCGCGCGGCGTCTTCGAGCTGAAGTATTTCTTCTCGAGCGGCCTCGCGACGGAAGAGGGGGACGACGTCTCGGCCAAGGTCGCGAAGGACAAGATTCTCACGTTGATCAACAACGAGGACAAGCGCGAGCCGCTGAGCGATCAGCGCGTCGCCGAGATCCTGCACGAGCAGGGGCTCCGGATCGCCCGGCGCACCGTCGCCAAGTACCGTGAGGCGCTGCGGCTCCTGCCGGCGCGCGCACGGCGGCGTTACGCTTGACCGGGTTCCGCGACTCACCGAGGGGAGGGGCATGGAAATCACGATCAAGGGTCGCCACTGGAAGCCGCCGCAGACCTTCCGCGATTACGCCGTCGAGCAGATCGAGAAGCTGAGCCGTTTCAACCCGCGGATGATCCGGGCCCAGCTCACGGTCACCCGGGAAGGGTACCGCCACCAGGCGGAGCTCCACCTCCACGGAAACGACATGGATCTTCTGGCGAAGGCGGAGGCCACTGATCCGCGCGCGGCGCTCGACATGGTTCTGGTCAAACAGGAGCGGTCGCTCCTACGCCGCAAGGGTCGGATCAAGGACCGGAAGAAGCATGCCCCGACGATTCGCCTGCAGCCCCCCGCCGAGGAGATCCGCCCCCTGCCGCGGACGACCGCCGAGCCGATCAACGTCGTGCGCTTGAGGCCGGATCGACCCGTCCTGAGCGTCGACGAAGCGGCGCGCACGCTGATCTCGACGAAGAAGCTGGTTCTGGTCTTCGAGGAGCAGGGTGGGGAGGGTCTCCGGGTCGCCTACAGGCTCGGGAACGGCAAGGTCGGTCTGCTTGAGCTCGACTAGCCCGACGACCCTGACGGTCGCGCAGCTCTACGAGCAGCAGAAGGAGCAACTCTCGCTGGAGCTCATCTCGTCCAGCCTGGACTCGAAAGTCCCGATCACCCTGAGCGACATCAATAGGCCCGGCATGGCCCTGATGGGGTTCACGGAGAACTTCCTCGCGGACCGCATCCAGATCTTCGGCCGGACCGAAATGGCCTACATCAGCACCCTGGGGCCGAAGGAGCGGAAGCCGGCCTACGACCGGTTTTTCCAGTTCCAGGTCCCCTGCATCATCGTGGCGAAGGGCCTGGAGCTGCCCGACGGCCTGATCGAGCGCTCGAACGACCGTCAGATTCCGGTGCTCCGCACGCCGCAGGACACGACCCCGTTCATCCACCAGCTGACCGCGTTCCTGGACTTCGTCTTCGCCCCCTCGGTGACCGTCCACGCCTCACTGGTCGACGTCTACGGCGTGGGGCTCCTCTTCACAGGACGGAGTGGGATCGGCAAGAGCGAAACAGCCCTCGACTTGGTGGAGCGCGGGCACCGCCTCGTGGCGGACGACGTGGTCCGGATCACGCG
The sequence above is drawn from the Candidatus Eisenbacteria bacterium genome and encodes:
- a CDS encoding CTP synthase, which gives rise to MTKFVFVTGGVVSSLGKGIAASAIGSLLKSRGLSVTLQKFDPYLNVDPGTMSPYQHGEVYVTDDGAETDLDVGHYERFLGVSMGRENNVTAGQVYDSILQKERRGDYLGRTVQVIPHVTDEIKSRMLAVTRGKKPVDVAIVEIGGTVGDIESLPFLEAIRQLRLELSSVNTLFIHVTLVPHLGAAREIKTKPTQHSVKELRAIGVQPDILLCRSEVPLPQEVKEKIGLFCNVPTQAVIEAIDVASIYEVPLMFHRGGLDDLIVTMLRLDAGPADLRVWQQFQERMKAARDVVTVSVVGKYTHLRDAYKSIQEAITHGGVANGVNVKVEWVDSERIEMDGPEALLGSSHGILIPGGFGDRGTEGMVQAARYARERGVPFFGICLGMQCGVIEFARDVAGLSGADSSEFDPKTPHPVIGLLEGQHGVTKKGGTMRLGAYRCVLTPGSHAAEAYAAPEVAERHRHRYEFNNDYLKRLEEKGLRVTGVYPELNLVEIVELPDHPWFVGVQFHPELRSRPDQPHPLFKGFLGASNAERLRRAGASEAKAGATGSPRG
- a CDS encoding 3-deoxy-8-phosphooctulonate synthase, whose protein sequence is MTVPARPQFAPVQIGPISVTPGRLALIAGPCVLEDAGMAEEVARELKRIAAELDLPFVFKTSYSKANRSSRESYRGPGPRDGLQTLARIRERVGVPVTSDIHETVEVASAAEALDLLQIPAFLCRQTPLIEAAAKSGKPIHIKKGQFLDPASMARAVEKARAAGAQGVIVTERGTTFGYGDLVVDYRSFGVMGRLECPIFFDATHSVQQPGGAETGGQREHVPLLARAAVAAGADGLFIETHPDPARARSDRESQWPLAELPALLRSLMKIHQAVADTSLVETRRP
- a CDS encoding KpsF/GutQ family sugar-phosphate isomerase; its protein translation is MPHLLRRDPLGSAAGRRGDRRPAGARSAPGPGGGGRGRGRPLHRDPPRSGARAVRPGIAVAAGRAARPAALLDEDPPSSCRYESCGDTQAVTKSLYREKSKAGVEPASETQVAAWAREVLALECEAIQGLKPLIGKEFEAAIQTLSKVRGQVLTLGVGKSGLVAKKIAATLTGTGTPATFVHPVDAVHGDLGIVSRDDAAILLSKSGETAELLELLPAFRRRGVAIITMTCHPESSLGTASDHVLDLGRPPEACPENLVPTSTTTAALALGDAVAIVLMRLKGFTREDFVFLHPGGVVGQAALLRVEDRMHGGDALPRVGTEATLRDALLEILNKRLGMTTVVDRSGVLRGILTDGDLKRILLRGDADLAQAVEKVMSRAPRSIEADALIAQAVRKMEENEGGAITSLVVLDPGGRPLGVIHLHDCLDLRTR
- the lptC gene encoding LPS export ABC transporter periplasmic protein LptC, whose product is MRWHGFDRAGRCVIMSALLAIGLDGCRGKPNSAPSEAEIRIPDQEARDFALTESSVGKKSWTLRASYAAMYNDRNLVDAQTVRIEFFNDKGETYSTLVADQGLVHQRTNDLEARGHVKIVTTSGVKLETDSLRWMNNTGKIVSDAFVKVTRKSDVVTGWGFESDANLDHFHLSREVHAEVREMEGTAAGDSGSSR
- the lptB gene encoding LPS export ABC transporter ATP-binding protein — its product is MTGLVARDLERYYGNWKVVDKVTIEVQRGQVVGLLGPNGAGKTTTFYLIVGLLRADGGRIEFDGRDVTRAPMHERARIGIGYLQQEPSIFRRLTVRENILAILETLKLSKKERAQRLTQLLEELNISHLADRKGYNLSGGERRRVEITRALVTQPGYLLLDEPFVGIDPIAVGEIQDIVSRLQKKGLGILITDHNVRETLSTTDRAYIMFEGKILLHGTSEELARDPVARQIYLGERFRLD
- the rpoN gene encoding RNA polymerase factor sigma-54; protein product: MEMRHGLRMQQKPTLIMTQRLQQALKLLQMPTLELQQALKQELERNPLLEEVDEVDEVEEMEEVKKEAGQEDSAEPVETVEPDKNQEVDWNELWPDQFEGPSAPRTDDPDAEFYERVPVTRESLGDHLIEQLRLLSLEEDNLALGEYLIGSIDENGYLQTTVEEVAETFGIAPDKVEDILAAIQKFEPAGVGARNLQECLWIQLVQRKQETTLAGRIVQEQFDNLLARRFGEIGRNLKCTVEDVQAAGDLISTLDPRPGQEIAAEETKYVTPDLIVERVGEDFVVSLNDRNVPRLRISAAYQQMLRNKTAGQDETRKFISDKLNSAKWLIQTIEQRRKTMIKVMRRIVEEQKEFFERGVEGLRPLTLQQIANQIGMHESTVSRVTTNKYVQTPRGVFELKYFFSSGLATEEGDDVSAKVAKDKILTLINNEDKREPLSDQRVAEILHEQGLRIARRTVAKYREALRLLPARARRRYA
- the raiA gene encoding ribosome-associated translation inhibitor RaiA, which translates into the protein MEITIKGRHWKPPQTFRDYAVEQIEKLSRFNPRMIRAQLTVTREGYRHQAELHLHGNDMDLLAKAEATDPRAALDMVLVKQERSLLRRKGRIKDRKKHAPTIRLQPPAEEIRPLPRTTAEPINVVRLRPDRPVLSVDEAARTLISTKKLVLVFEEQGGEGLRVAYRLGNGKVGLLELD
- a CDS encoding HPr kinase/phosphorylase, with amino-acid sequence MGRVSGSPTGSGTARSVCLSSTSPTTLTVAQLYEQQKEQLSLELISSSLDSKVPITLSDINRPGMALMGFTENFLADRIQIFGRTEMAYISTLGPKERKPAYDRFFQFQVPCIIVAKGLELPDGLIERSNDRQIPVLRTPQDTTPFIHQLTAFLDFVFAPSVTVHASLVDVYGVGLLFTGRSGIGKSETALDLVERGHRLVADDVVRITRRHGDILIGAGNEVLKHTMEVRGLGIIDVQAIFGIRSIRGQKRVEVEVHLTEWSDARDYERVGLDDQMAPYLDVQIPLITIPIFPGKNITVIAEVVALNHLVKVYGYHPARALNDRLMESMRMKLLSNPLVRDDTE